The following proteins are encoded in a genomic region of Nicotiana sylvestris chromosome 4, ASM39365v2, whole genome shotgun sequence:
- the LOC104241996 gene encoding uncharacterized protein, protein MEKKQGFFSALKDEVVRGLSPAKSRGRSPSPSGSGLLRRRKGSHAPPPEVYISRSGSLRPCVETLSPLMEGPDPNGSEVGDSKSERWWMKGQLCRAPSVSTSGSGLQRSDLRLLLGVLGAPLAPVHVSNNDPLPHLSIKDTPIETSSAQYILQQYTAASGGQKLQNTIYNAYAMGKVRMLASDIETATKVIKSRNSTKTAESGGFVLWQMNPDMWYVELALGSSKVHAGCNGKLVWRHTPWLGAHAAKGPVRPLRRALQGLDPRTTANMFASAKCTGEKKINGEDCFILKLCADPHTLKARSEGPAEIIRHVLFGYFSQRTGLLVHLEDSHLTRIQTNGGDAVYWETTINSFLEDYRPVEGIMIAHSGRSVVTLFRFGETAMSHTKTRMEEAWTIEEVAFNVPGLSEECFIPPAELRFSSIGEACELSQGERVKTTVAAAAAAAYRAKVAALDKSRDGNVNNIVLKMNY, encoded by the exons ATGGAGAAGAAACAAGGGTTTTTCTCAGCACTGAAAGATGAGGTAGTTAGGGGATTATCACCGGCTAAGTCCAGAGGAAGAAGCCCATCACCTTCGGGTTCGGGTTTGCTCAGAAGGCGGAAGGGAAGTCACGCTCCACCACCGGAAGTGTACATTTCAAGATCGGGTAGTCTCAGGCCATGTGTTGAGACATTGTCGCCTTTGATGGAGGGTCCGGATCCGAACGGGTCGGAGGTTGGGGACTCCAAGTCTGAGAGGTGGTGGATGAAAGGTCAGCTATGTCGGGCGCCTTCTGTTTCAACTTCTGGGTCGGGTTTACAACGGTCGGATCTGAGGTTGCTTCTTGGTGTCTTGGGTGCGCCGCTTGCCCCGGTGCATGTCAGCAACAATGACCCTTTGCCTCATCTCAGCATCAAAGACACTCCCATT GAGACTTCTTCTGCTCAGTATATATTGCAGCAGTATACTGCGGCGTCTGGAGGACAGAAACTTCAAAACACGATTTATAATGCTTATGCGATGGGAAAGGTGAGGATGTTGGCATCAGATATTGAGACGGCAACGAAGGTAATAAAGAGCAGGAATTCAACTAAGACAGCTGAATCTGGGGGATTTGTGCTCTGGCAAATGAACCCTGACATGTGGTATGTGGAGCTTGCGCTTGGTAGCAGTAAGGTTCATGCTGGTTGCAATGGGAAACTTGTGTGGAGGCATACCCCTTGGCTCGGTGCACACGCTGCTAAGGGACCAGTTAGACCATTGCGACGTGCACTTCAG GGACTTGATCCAAGAACTACTGCAAACATGTTTGCTAGTGCAAAATGCACTGGAGAAAAGAAGATTAATGGTGAGGATTGCTTCATCCTTAAACTTTGTGCTGATCCACATACATTGAAAGCCAGGAGTGAAGGACCAGCAGAGATCATTAGGCATGTCTTATTTGGGTATTTTAGCCAGAGAACAGGGCTTCTTGTACACTTGGAAGACTCACATTTGACCCGAATCCAAACAAATGGGGGCGATGCTGTTTATTGGGAGACGACAATCAATTCATTCCTTGAAGATTATAGGCCTGTCGAGGGGATCATGATTGCTCATTCTGGGCGATCAGTTGTTACTCTTTTCCGATTTGGTGAAACGGCTATGAGTCACACTAAGACCAGGATGGAAGAAGCATGGACAATTGAGGAAGTGGCATTCAATGTTCCGGGTCTATCAGAAGAGTGTTTTATTCCTCCTGCTGAGCTAAGATTTAGTTCAATTGGCGAAGCGTGTGAGCTTTCTCAGGGAGAAAGGGTAAAGACTACTGTGGCTGCCGCTGCAGCTGCAGCTTACCGAGCTAAGGTTGCTGCTCTGGATAAATCACGTGACGGCAATGTCAATAACATTGTATTGAAGATGAATTATTAG
- the LOC104241987 gene encoding uncharacterized protein, translating to MNSLKKKDKVPNTNMPSVNEKCCYNPGGCFFCIIKEPNSPIRSNGIKNYLKNMPLIEDQELVLVLSGLWTMAMSQPNDKELPSLGIFECMASLINKGTTYKSWINQNQNIYIPYYAAHIVGSYTMNNVEFAIKAVDSGVLKPLLELLRGNMTWVEQRVAVRAIGHLASYDKTFKDVAIYEKEIVKLAMKLASTCVEVVYKEFVGVKDLNMRLKYHCDLLTRGVGGLEMENRKAEEWASQLQCWSLHLLNCFAIKERCLNLICEQKFLKDLSEMWGGLTNDTSPGGVGLIRVLCYNKDGRRYIAESKDVIKNLCNLSRSSDDWQYMGIDCLVLLLDDSGTRYKVLELASMCLVDLVELKTLGGKSNVGNTITRTLLADFKQRKVKIKNIGVQQVLEEIWDLKVDRKKREQNMSDEKLEEKRVMVSLMKQQGNHSFWLGKIEEALMKYNEALELCPLRFRKERIVLYSNRAQCKLLLGEVDDAISDTTKALSISSPTNSHAKSLWRRSQAYDMKGLGKESLMDCIMFVNCCFKMDSMKKNMRIPYYAVRMINKQMESTWLFKNAQLKAFVDLSEKPNQPHEISQKEQKNGRVTGILLQRKGFMEGLSSISEEPQMFGEGDIISRRKLERTRENKKAVFAQSV from the exons ATGAATTCTCTCAAGAAAAAAGATAAAGTGCCAAACACCAATATGCCTAGTGTAAATGAGAAATGCTGCTACAACCCTGGTGGTTGTTTCTTTTGCATTATTAAGGAACCAAACTCACCAATCAGGAGCAATGGAATCAAGAACTACTTAAAAAACATGCCTTTGATTGAAGATCAAGAACTTGTGCTAGTATTAAGTGGCCTTTGGACCATGGCTATGTCACAACCTAATGACAAAGAGCTTCCATCCCTCGGTATCTTTGAATGCATGGCAAGCCTAATCAACAAAGGTACTACTTACAAATCTTGGATTAATCAAAATCAGAACATTTATATTCCCTATTATGCAGCTCATATTGTTGGTTCTTATACTATGAACAATGTTGAGTTTGCTATTAAAGCAGTGGATTCAGGTGTCCTAAAACCATTATTAGAGCTTTTGAGAGGGAATATGACTTGGGTTGAACAAAGGGTAGCTGTTAGAGCAATTGGTCATTTAGCAAGCTATGATAAAACTTTCAAAGATGTGGCAATTTATGAGAAAGAAATTGTTAAGTTGGCTATGAAATTAGCTTCCACATGTGTTGAAGTTGTGTACAAAGAGTTTGTTGGAGTGAAGGATTTAAATATGAGGTTAAAATATCATTGTGATTTGTTGACTAGAGGAGTTGGAGGTCTTGAAATGGAAAACAGGAAAGCTGAGGAATGGGCTAGTCAGCTTCAATGTTGGAGTTTGCATCTTCTAAATTGCTTTGCAATTAAAGAGAGGTGCTTAAATCTCATTTGTGAGCAAAAATTTTTGAAGGACTTGAGTGAAATGTGGGGTGGATTGACTAATGATACTTCACCAGGAGGGGTTGGATTAATTAGAGTTTTGTGTTATAACAAAGATGGAAGAAGATATATAGCAGAATCAAAGGATGTAATCAAGAATCTTTGtaatctttcaagatcttcagaTGACTGGCAATATATGGGAATAGATTGCCTAGTACTGCTTCTCGACGATTCAG GTACAAGGTACAAAGTTCTTGAACTGGCTTCCATGTGTCTTGTTGACTTGGTTGAACTTAAGACCCTTGGAGGCAAATCAAATGTTGGTAACACAATCACAAGAACTCTTCTTGcagatttcaaacaaagaaaggtaaaAATCAAGAATATTGGTGTTCAACAAGTTCTTGAAGAAATATGGGATTTAAAGGTAGATAGGAAGAAAAGGGAGCAAAATATGAGTGATGAGAAACTTGAAGAGAAAAGGGTAATGGTAAGTCTAATGAAACAACAAGGGAACCATAGTTTTTGGTTAGGAAAAATTGAAGAAGCACTAATGAAATACAATGAGGCATTGGAGTTATGCCCATTAAGATTTAGAAAAGAAAGAATTGTGCTTTATAGCAATAGAGCACAATGCAAATTGTTGTTAGGAGAGGTTGATGATGCTATAAGTGATACAACAAAAGCTCTTTCTATTTCATCTCCAACTAATTCTCATGCCAAAAGTCTTTGGAGAAGATCACAAGCATATGATATGAAAGGATTGGGTAAAGAGAGTTTGATGGATTGTATTATGTTTGTTAACTGTTGTTTTAAGATGGATTCAATGAAGAAAAATATGAGAATCCCTTATTATGCAGTTAGAATGATTAATAAGCAGATGGAGTCAACTTGGCTTTTTAAAAATGCTCAATTGAAGGCTTTTGTTGATCTCAGTGAAAAACCAAATCAACCACATGAAATAAGCCAAAAGGAGCAGAAAAATGGCAGAGTTACTGGAATTCTATTGCAAAGGAAGGGTTTCATGgaag GGCTGTCCAGTATCTCAGAAGAACCTCAGATGTTTGGAGAGGGTGACATAATTAGCAGGAGAAAGCTGGAAAGAACCAGAGAAAACAAGAAAGCTGTATTTGCTCAGTCAGTTTAG